A portion of the Rhodanobacter sp. AS-Z3 genome contains these proteins:
- the dut gene encoding dUTP diphosphatase, which translates to MKINVAMKILDPRMGDSIPLPEPATEGSAGMDLRAALEQPLTLAPGETALVPSGIAIHISDPHWCALIVPRSGLGHKHGLVMGNLVGVIDADYQGPLMISCWNRGRESYTIGVGDRIAQLLLVPVVQAQLNIVADFAPSQRGEGGFGSTGIQ; encoded by the coding sequence ATGAAAATCAACGTGGCCATGAAGATCCTCGACCCCCGCATGGGCGACAGCATTCCGTTGCCCGAGCCGGCAACCGAAGGCAGCGCTGGCATGGATTTGCGTGCTGCACTGGAACAACCGCTGACCTTGGCGCCCGGTGAAACGGCGCTGGTACCCAGCGGTATCGCCATTCATATCAGCGATCCGCATTGGTGCGCGTTGATCGTGCCGCGCTCGGGCCTTGGCCACAAACACGGATTGGTCATGGGCAACCTGGTAGGGGTGATCGATGCCGACTATCAGGGACCTTTGATGATTTCGTGCTGGAATCGCGGGCGCGAGTCGTACACCATCGGGGTGGGAGACCGGATCGCCCAGTTGTTGCTGGTACCGGTGGTGCAGGCGCAACTGAATATCGTCGCGGACTTTGCGCCTAGCCAGCGGGGTGAAGGCGGGTTCGGCTCCACGGGCATCCAATAA
- the coaBC gene encoding bifunctional phosphopantothenoylcysteine decarboxylase/phosphopantothenate--cysteine ligase CoaBC, which translates to MSLAQRRILLGVSGGIAAYKSCELVRRLRDLGAEVRVVMTEGATHFVSPTTFQALSGQPVRVSLWDAQAEAAMGHIELARWAERIVVAPASADLLARLAQGMADDLLTTLCLASAAPLYLAPAMNQQMWAHPAVQANMATLRQRGAQLLGPAVGDQACGDVGSGRMLEPYELRDALVASFGTRSMAGLKLVVSAGPTYEDIDPVRFIGNRSSGKMGFAVAAAAVEAGAEVSLIAGPVSLATPAGVNARVDVRSATQMHAAVIEAAAQADIYIGAAAVGDYRPQEVSALKLKKREGGDLVLHLGENPDILASLSAQARHPFLVGFAAETHDVATYAQGKLQRKGLDMIAANQVGDGLGFEAADNALTLYWADGSVELPRASKIELARALIACVAERYRAARA; encoded by the coding sequence ATGAGTCTTGCCCAACGCCGCATACTGCTGGGAGTGTCCGGCGGCATCGCTGCCTACAAATCCTGCGAGCTGGTTCGCCGCCTGCGTGACCTTGGCGCCGAGGTGCGCGTGGTGATGACCGAGGGAGCCACCCACTTCGTCAGCCCCACCACCTTCCAGGCCTTGTCTGGCCAGCCGGTGCGGGTGAGTTTGTGGGATGCCCAGGCCGAGGCGGCGATGGGTCATATCGAGCTGGCCCGCTGGGCCGAGCGGATCGTGGTGGCACCGGCCAGTGCCGACCTGCTGGCACGGTTGGCGCAAGGCATGGCCGATGACTTGTTGACTACCTTGTGCCTGGCCAGCGCGGCACCGTTGTACCTGGCCCCGGCGATGAATCAGCAGATGTGGGCGCATCCTGCGGTGCAGGCAAATATGGCCACCCTTCGCCAGCGCGGTGCCCAGCTACTGGGGCCGGCGGTGGGCGATCAGGCCTGCGGTGATGTGGGTAGTGGTCGCATGCTGGAGCCTTACGAGCTGCGCGATGCGCTGGTGGCATCTTTCGGGACGCGGTCGATGGCCGGCTTGAAGTTGGTGGTCAGTGCCGGACCGACCTATGAGGATATCGATCCGGTACGTTTCATTGGCAATCGCAGTTCCGGAAAAATGGGCTTCGCCGTGGCGGCTGCAGCCGTTGAGGCGGGCGCCGAGGTGAGCTTGATCGCAGGTCCGGTCAGCCTTGCCACGCCAGCCGGCGTGAATGCCCGGGTAGACGTGCGCAGTGCCACGCAGATGCACGCAGCCGTCATCGAGGCGGCGGCGCAAGCGGACATCTATATCGGTGCGGCGGCAGTCGGTGATTATCGTCCGCAGGAAGTGTCCGCGTTGAAGCTGAAGAAGCGCGAGGGTGGCGACCTGGTGCTGCATCTGGGCGAAAATCCCGACATTCTGGCCAGCCTTTCGGCGCAAGCCAGGCATCCGTTCCTGGTCGGATTTGCGGCGGAAACGCATGATGTGGCGACATATGCGCAAGGCAAATTGCAGCGCAAGGGGTTGGACATGATTGCTGCGAATCAGGTGGGCGACGGTCTGGGTTTCGAAGCGGCCGACAACGCATTGACGCTGTATTGGGCCGACGGCTCGGTTGAACTGCCGCGTGCATCCAAGATCGAGCTGGCACGTGCGCTGATCGCGTGCGTGGCCGAACGTTACCGGGCCGCTCGCGCATGA
- the radC gene encoding DNA repair protein RadC — protein MSIRDWPEGERPREKLLARGSAALSDAELLAVLLGSGSRGKDALALGRELLANAGSLGALLSRPEQQIRAGGLGPAKRSRIAAALELARRSLAEQLLDKPSLGNPRDSGDYLRARLRHLPYEVFGCLYLDNRHRVLAFEELFRGTVDGASVHPREVVRACLQHNACAVIFAHNHPSGVAEPSAADRAITHELRDALRLVGVRVLDHLVIGSGEPVSMAARGLI, from the coding sequence ATGAGCATCCGCGACTGGCCCGAAGGCGAACGTCCCCGCGAAAAACTGCTGGCGCGCGGCAGCGCGGCGCTGTCCGATGCGGAACTGCTGGCGGTCTTGCTGGGCAGCGGCAGCCGTGGCAAGGATGCACTCGCATTGGGCCGCGAACTGCTGGCCAACGCGGGTAGCCTTGGCGCCTTGCTGAGCCGCCCGGAGCAGCAGATCCGCGCGGGTGGCCTCGGCCCGGCCAAGCGTTCACGCATTGCCGCGGCACTGGAACTGGCCCGGCGCAGTCTGGCCGAGCAACTGCTCGACAAGCCCAGTCTGGGAAATCCGCGCGACAGCGGCGACTACCTGCGCGCACGGCTGCGCCACCTGCCTTACGAGGTGTTCGGCTGCCTCTATCTGGACAATCGCCACCGTGTGCTGGCTTTCGAGGAACTGTTCCGTGGCACCGTCGACGGCGCCAGCGTGCACCCGCGCGAGGTGGTGCGCGCCTGCCTGCAACACAACGCCTGCGCGGTGATCTTCGCCCACAACCATCCATCCGGGGTGGCCGAACCCAGCGCGGCCGATCGTGCGATCACCCATGAACTGCGCGACGCGCTGCGACTGGTCGGGGTCCGCGTGCTGGATCATCTGGTGATCGGCAGTGGTGAGCCCGTGTCGATGGCAGCTCGAGGGCTGATCTGA
- the argS gene encoding arginine--tRNA ligase, with protein MKEQLRELVLQAIKSLQADATLPTDLELPGFVIERARSREHGDFACNVAMLLAKPARAKPRELAEKLVAALPVNELVAKVEIAGPGFINFFLAAGAYHAEVRRIMSEGEAYGRNSSGAGKTVGVEFVSANPTGPLHVGHGRAAAIGDCLSRLLDASGWNVKREFYYNDAGVQIANLAISVQARARGITPDDSGWPENGYRGDYIADVARAYLDRESVVADGETVVGAGDVDDLDAIRRFAVASLRREQDLDLQAFGVGFDTYFLESSLYSDGKVEETVRELIAHGHTYEEGGALWLRSTDFGDDKDRVMRKSDGSYTYFLPDVAYHLSKWQRGYQRAITELGSDHHGSLARVKAGLQALDVGIPKGWPEYVLHQMVTVMRGGEEVKISKRAGSYVTLRDLIDEVGRDATRYFLISRKSDSQLVFDIDLARSQSNDNPVYYIQYAHARVCSVLRQAPEKGFTVDLADGLAQLDRLDTEHEQILLTELSKYPELVEAAAANLEPHLVAAWLRELANAFHTYYNSYQFLVDDAALRNARLALVVATRQVLKNGLDLLGLNAPEKM; from the coding sequence GTGAAAGAACAGCTGCGCGAACTGGTGCTGCAGGCGATCAAGTCCCTGCAAGCTGATGCCACCCTGCCCACCGACCTGGAGCTGCCCGGCTTCGTGATCGAGCGTGCGCGCAGTCGCGAACATGGCGATTTCGCCTGCAACGTGGCGATGCTGTTGGCCAAACCCGCGCGCGCCAAACCGCGCGAACTGGCCGAGAAGCTGGTGGCTGCGTTGCCGGTCAATGAACTGGTGGCGAAGGTCGAGATCGCCGGCCCCGGTTTCATCAACTTTTTCCTCGCCGCTGGTGCGTATCACGCCGAAGTGCGCCGGATCATGAGCGAAGGCGAGGCTTACGGTCGCAACAGCAGTGGCGCTGGCAAGACCGTAGGCGTTGAGTTCGTCTCGGCCAACCCGACCGGTCCGCTGCATGTCGGCCATGGCCGCGCCGCGGCGATCGGTGACTGTCTCAGCCGGCTGCTCGATGCCAGCGGCTGGAACGTCAAGCGCGAGTTCTATTACAACGACGCCGGCGTGCAGATCGCGAACCTGGCGATCTCGGTACAGGCGCGGGCGCGCGGGATCACCCCCGATGACAGCGGCTGGCCAGAGAACGGCTACCGTGGCGACTATATCGCCGACGTGGCACGCGCCTATCTCGACCGGGAATCGGTAGTCGCCGACGGCGAAACCGTGGTCGGTGCCGGTGACGTGGACGATCTGGACGCGATCCGCCGCTTCGCCGTGGCCAGCCTGCGCCGCGAACAGGACCTCGACCTGCAGGCGTTTGGCGTCGGCTTCGACACCTACTTCCTGGAATCGTCGCTGTACAGCGACGGCAAGGTCGAGGAGACGGTGCGCGAACTGATTGCCCACGGCCATACCTACGAGGAAGGCGGCGCGCTGTGGTTGCGCAGCACGGACTTCGGGGATGACAAAGACCGTGTGATGCGCAAGTCCGACGGCAGCTACACCTACTTCCTGCCCGACGTGGCCTACCACCTGAGCAAGTGGCAGCGCGGCTATCAGCGCGCGATTACTGAACTGGGCTCGGACCATCACGGCTCGCTGGCCCGGGTGAAGGCCGGCCTGCAGGCGCTGGACGTGGGTATTCCCAAGGGCTGGCCGGAATACGTACTGCACCAGATGGTGACGGTGATGCGCGGCGGCGAAGAGGTGAAAATCTCCAAGCGCGCCGGCAGCTATGTCACCTTGCGGGACCTGATCGACGAGGTCGGACGCGACGCCACGCGTTACTTCCTGATCTCGCGCAAGAGCGACTCGCAGCTGGTATTCGACATCGACCTGGCCCGCTCGCAGTCGAACGACAACCCGGTTTATTACATTCAATACGCGCACGCCCGCGTCTGCAGCGTGCTGCGCCAGGCACCGGAGAAGGGCTTCACCGTTGACCTTGCCGATGGCCTGGCTCAGCTGGACCGGCTGGATACCGAGCACGAGCAGATCCTGCTGACCGAGTTGTCGAAGTATCCCGAGCTGGTGGAAGCCGCCGCAGCCAACCTGGAGCCGCATCTGGTCGCCGCGTGGTTGCGCGAGCTGGCCAATGCGTTTCACACCTACTACAACTCCTACCAATTCCTGGTCGACGATGCCGCGCTGCGCAACGCGCGTCTGGCGCTGGTGGTGGCGACCCGACAGGTGTTGAAGAATGGCCTGGATTTGTTGGGCCTGAACGCCCCGGAGAAGATGTAA
- a CDS encoding SPOR domain-containing protein encodes MAARKGKSRQAVRNGSKGFPGWGYAIIGLLVGVILMAVMMRGSLLTSLRKADGPQANPQATAEHGSAPGVLESGAADAAPKKPQFDFYSVLSEKEVRIPDAEISAQARVEQQQKQTAQLQAQQAQQTAQAAAQANAPQVVTQNITAAPASAVTPSGGGSGYLLQVGAFPNASDAETLKAKLALQGFVANVQSVNIGGQTYHRVRLGPFRSATDLESTKQRLAGAGINAIALKEGH; translated from the coding sequence ATGGCAGCACGCAAGGGCAAGAGTCGGCAGGCGGTACGCAACGGCAGCAAAGGGTTTCCCGGCTGGGGCTACGCCATCATCGGCCTGCTGGTCGGCGTGATTCTGATGGCCGTGATGATGCGCGGCAGCCTGCTTACCAGCCTGCGCAAGGCCGACGGTCCGCAAGCCAATCCACAGGCCACCGCCGAGCACGGCAGTGCCCCGGGCGTGCTTGAATCGGGCGCCGCCGATGCTGCACCGAAGAAACCGCAGTTCGACTTCTACTCGGTCCTGTCAGAGAAGGAAGTACGCATTCCCGACGCCGAAATCAGCGCCCAGGCGCGCGTCGAGCAGCAGCAGAAACAGACGGCGCAGTTGCAGGCACAGCAGGCGCAACAGACAGCACAGGCTGCCGCGCAGGCGAATGCGCCACAGGTCGTCACCCAGAACATCACTGCCGCGCCCGCCAGCGCCGTCACCCCGTCCGGCGGCGGCAGCGGCTACTTGTTGCAGGTGGGCGCGTTCCCGAATGCGTCGGACGCAGAAACATTGAAGGCGAAGCTGGCGCTACAGGGATTTGTGGCCAATGTGCAGTCGGTGAATATCGGTGGACAAACCTACCATCGCGTCCGCCTTGGCCCGTTCCGCTCAGCCACCGACCTGGAATCCACCAAGCAACGACTGGCCGGCGCCGGCATCAACGCCATCGCGCTGAAAGAAGGCCACTGA
- a CDS encoding SDR family NAD(P)-dependent oxidoreductase, with protein MTIKTAWITGATSGFGAAAVERFVAGGWQVIASGRRAERLQALVDRHGAERVHAVAFDMRDEAAMRAAHAALPAAFANIDLLVNNAGLALGTAPAQQADLAQWKQMIDVNVTALVTLTHLLLPQLVERRGAIVNISSISGSYAYRGGNVYGGTKAFVTQFSQNLRTDLHGTGVRVTSIEPGMAQTEFTVVRTGGDQAASDKLYAGAQPITGNDIAETIWWVANLPAHLDICRLEVMPVSQSAAGLQVHRD; from the coding sequence ATGACAATCAAGACAGCATGGATCACCGGCGCCACCTCGGGCTTTGGCGCCGCTGCGGTGGAACGCTTCGTGGCGGGCGGCTGGCAGGTGATTGCCAGTGGTCGGCGCGCCGAGCGGCTGCAGGCGCTGGTGGATCGGCACGGTGCCGAACGCGTGCATGCCGTCGCCTTCGATATGCGTGATGAGGCAGCCATGCGTGCCGCGCACGCCGCACTGCCGGCCGCCTTTGCCAACATCGACCTGCTGGTCAACAACGCCGGCCTGGCACTGGGCACCGCGCCGGCGCAGCAGGCGGATCTGGCGCAGTGGAAACAGATGATCGACGTCAATGTCACTGCGCTGGTGACGCTGACTCACCTGCTGTTGCCGCAACTGGTCGAACGTCGCGGTGCGATCGTCAATATCAGTTCGATCTCCGGCAGTTACGCCTATCGCGGCGGCAACGTCTACGGCGGCACCAAGGCGTTCGTCACCCAGTTCTCGCAGAACCTGCGCACCGATTTGCATGGTACCGGCGTGCGGGTCACTTCGATCGAACCGGGCATGGCGCAGACCGAGTTCACCGTGGTGCGCACCGGCGGCGATCAGGCCGCCTCGGACAAGCTTTACGCCGGCGCACAGCCGATCACCGGCAACGACATCGCCGAGACGATCTGGTGGGTCGCCAACCTGCCGGCCCACCTCGATATTTGTCGGCTGGAAGTGATGCCGGTCAGCCAGTCGGCTGCCGGTCTGCAAGTGCACCGCGATTAG
- a CDS encoding 3-hydroxybutyrate dehydrogenase — protein sequence MTSLNGKVALITGAASGLGKAIAELYAKQGASVAIADINQQAADQVAAEINAAGGKAIGIAMDVSNEDAVNAGTDQVVATFGHLDILISNAGVQIINPIDQLAFADWKKMLAIHLDGGFLTTKAALQHMYKDDRGGIVIYMGSVHSHEASMLKAPYVTAKHGLLGLARTLAKEGAPHNVRSHVICPGFVRTPLVERQIPEQAKELGISEDEVIKNVMLKNTVDATFTTLEDIAQTALYLATFPSAALTGQSIVVSHGWFMQ from the coding sequence ATGACGAGTCTCAATGGCAAGGTCGCCCTGATTACCGGCGCGGCCAGCGGCCTCGGCAAGGCGATTGCCGAGCTGTACGCGAAACAGGGCGCCAGCGTGGCGATTGCCGATATCAATCAGCAGGCGGCTGACCAGGTCGCTGCGGAAATCAATGCCGCCGGTGGCAAGGCGATCGGCATTGCGATGGATGTCAGCAACGAGGATGCGGTCAATGCCGGCACCGACCAGGTAGTCGCCACGTTTGGCCATCTGGACATCCTCATTTCCAACGCCGGGGTGCAAATCATCAATCCGATCGACCAGCTCGCCTTCGCCGACTGGAAGAAGATGCTGGCGATCCATCTGGATGGTGGTTTCCTCACCACCAAGGCGGCGTTGCAGCACATGTACAAGGATGATCGCGGCGGCATCGTGATCTACATGGGTTCGGTGCATTCGCATGAAGCGTCGATGCTGAAGGCACCCTACGTCACCGCCAAACACGGCTTGCTGGGACTGGCGCGGACACTGGCGAAAGAGGGCGCGCCGCACAACGTGCGCTCGCATGTGATCTGCCCGGGTTTTGTGCGCACGCCGCTGGTCGAGCGGCAGATTCCCGAGCAGGCGAAGGAGTTGGGCATCAGCGAAGACGAGGTGATCAAGAACGTGATGTTGAAGAACACCGTCGATGCCACCTTCACCACGCTCGAAGACATCGCGCAGACCGCGCTGTATCTGGCGACCTTTCCGTCAGCCGCGCTGACCGGTCAGTCGATCGTGGTCAGCCACGGCTGGTTCATGCAGTAG
- the speA gene encoding arginine decarboxylase, whose translation MATPWTTDTARHTYAVPHWGDGYVDVDAAGDIVMRPRGAHGPALSLPKIVNRARAEGLRLPLLVRFPDILADRLARLQGAFAQAMDEHGYAGGYTSIYPIKVNQQRGVAGELVAAGTHGFGLEAGSKPELMAVLAMARPGSIVICNGYKDREYIRLALIGKKLGLRVHIVIEKLSELDHVFTEAKALGVEPLLGVRVRLASIGAGKWQNTGGDKGKFGLSPNQVLTLIERLDAAGLKHTLKLQHFHMGSQISNVRDIANGMREATRYFVELRRMGVPLEIVDVGGGLGVDYEGSRSRSHNSINYSIEQYASTIVQSLAEAVVAEGLDAPHILTEAGRAMTAHHAVMVVNVTEVEEVPDGAIPPPCADEPAVLRRLRETYEELDRRPALELFHEAQHHLSEGQTLYALGQLALADRARLDEMYYAITRAVRTRLLPAERSHRQALDELDEKLVDKYFVNFSVFESIPDVWAIGQIFPIAPIARLDEEPTRRGVIVDLTCDSDGRIDHYVDADGVDVSLPLHSLKDGESYRLGIFMVGAYQETLGDIHNLFGDTDAVNVRVDGDGYTFAHVRRGDTTDLMLDYVGYDLEVLRQSYRERIASAGVSGAEASQLYDALNGGLTAYTYLAEDAG comes from the coding sequence ATGGCGACCCCCTGGACTACCGACACTGCCCGCCACACCTACGCCGTACCCCACTGGGGTGACGGCTATGTGGACGTCGATGCTGCCGGCGATATCGTAATGCGCCCGCGCGGCGCGCATGGCCCGGCGTTGTCACTGCCGAAAATTGTCAATCGCGCGCGCGCCGAAGGCTTGCGGCTGCCGCTGCTGGTGCGTTTTCCCGACATCCTCGCCGACCGTCTGGCGCGCCTGCAGGGCGCGTTCGCGCAAGCGATGGACGAGCATGGCTACGCTGGCGGCTATACCTCGATCTATCCGATCAAGGTCAACCAACAGCGCGGCGTGGCCGGTGAACTGGTCGCTGCCGGCACCCATGGTTTCGGCCTGGAAGCGGGCTCCAAGCCCGAGCTGATGGCGGTGCTGGCGATGGCGCGGCCCGGTTCCATCGTGATCTGCAATGGCTACAAGGACCGCGAATATATCCGTCTGGCGCTGATCGGCAAGAAGCTCGGCTTGCGCGTGCACATCGTGATCGAGAAGTTGTCCGAGCTGGACCATGTTTTCACTGAGGCCAAGGCGCTGGGCGTGGAGCCGTTGCTCGGCGTGCGCGTGCGGCTGGCCTCGATCGGCGCCGGCAAATGGCAGAACACTGGTGGCGACAAGGGCAAGTTCGGGCTGTCGCCGAATCAGGTACTGACGTTGATCGAGCGGCTCGATGCGGCTGGCCTCAAGCACACGCTGAAGTTGCAGCATTTCCACATGGGTTCGCAGATTTCCAACGTGCGCGACATCGCCAACGGCATGCGCGAGGCGACGCGCTATTTCGTCGAGCTGCGTCGGATGGGTGTGCCGCTGGAAATCGTCGACGTCGGCGGTGGCCTGGGCGTGGACTACGAAGGTTCGCGCTCGCGCAGCCACAACTCGATCAACTACTCGATCGAGCAGTACGCCTCGACCATCGTGCAGTCGCTGGCCGAGGCAGTCGTCGCCGAAGGGCTGGACGCGCCGCACATCCTCACCGAAGCCGGCCGCGCGATGACCGCGCACCACGCGGTGATGGTGGTCAACGTGACCGAGGTGGAAGAAGTGCCCGATGGCGCGATCCCACCGCCATGTGCCGACGAACCGGCCGTGCTGCGCCGGCTGCGTGAAACGTATGAGGAACTGGATCGTCGTCCCGCGCTGGAACTGTTCCACGAAGCGCAGCATCACCTGAGCGAAGGCCAGACGCTGTACGCGCTGGGCCAGCTGGCGCTAGCCGACCGCGCGCGGCTGGACGAGATGTATTACGCGATCACTCGTGCCGTGCGCACCCGCTTGCTGCCGGCCGAGCGCTCGCACCGGCAGGCGCTGGACGAACTGGACGAGAAGCTGGTCGACAAATACTTCGTCAACTTCTCGGTGTTCGAGTCGATTCCGGACGTGTGGGCGATTGGCCAGATTTTCCCGATCGCGCCGATCGCGCGGCTGGACGAAGAGCCGACGCGGCGCGGCGTGATCGTCGACCTCACCTGCGATTCGGATGGCCGTATCGACCATTACGTGGACGCCGATGGCGTCGACGTCAGCCTGCCCCTGCATTCGCTCAAAGACGGCGAGAGCTATCGGCTGGGCATCTTCATGGTCGGCGCCTACCAGGAGACGCTGGGCGACATCCATAACCTGTTCGGCGACACCGATGCGGTGAACGTGCGCGTCGACGGTGATGGCTATACGTTTGCCCATGTGCGCCGCGGCGACACCACCGACCTGATGCTCGACTACGTCGGCTATGACCTGGAAGTATTGCGGCAGAGCTACCGGGAACGTATTGCCAGCGCCGGAGTGAGTGGCGCCGAGGCCAGCCAGTTGTACGACGCGCTGAATGGTGGGCTCACCGCATATACCTATCTGGCCGAAGACGCGGGCTGA
- the speE gene encoding polyamine aminopropyltransferase has protein sequence MSQQLPSNETSWFTEAHQTSGSSIGFRTEQLLHAEKTPFQTIEIHKTTDWGNLMVIDGCVMLTTRDNFFYHEMMTHPALFTHARAKRVVIIGGGDCGTLREVLKHEEVEHAVQVEIDERVTRLAEQYFPELCESNTDPRAELLFIDGIKYMAEIEPESIDLVIVDSTDPVGPAEGLFNAAFYASCYKALRHGGLLVQQSESPLAHIDLIKSMRSAMRTCGFSAVKTLPFPQPCYPTGWWSCTMARKGGDLSGFRERGAISKNFPTRYYNAEVHKGALAQPEFMREALGE, from the coding sequence ATGTCGCAGCAACTTCCCTCGAACGAAACCAGCTGGTTCACCGAAGCGCACCAGACATCCGGTTCGTCCATCGGTTTCCGCACCGAGCAGCTGCTGCATGCAGAGAAGACCCCGTTCCAGACCATCGAGATCCACAAGACCACCGACTGGGGCAACCTGATGGTGATCGATGGCTGCGTGATGCTGACTACCCGCGACAACTTCTTCTATCACGAGATGATGACGCACCCGGCGCTGTTCACCCATGCGCGCGCCAAGCGCGTGGTGATCATCGGTGGCGGCGATTGCGGCACGCTGCGCGAGGTGCTCAAGCATGAAGAAGTCGAGCACGCCGTGCAGGTGGAAATCGACGAGCGCGTGACGCGGCTGGCGGAGCAGTACTTCCCGGAGTTGTGTGAGTCGAACACCGACCCGCGCGCCGAACTGCTGTTCATCGACGGCATCAAGTACATGGCGGAAATCGAACCGGAATCCATTGACCTGGTCATCGTCGACTCGACCGATCCGGTCGGTCCAGCCGAAGGCCTGTTCAACGCCGCGTTTTACGCCAGCTGCTACAAGGCGCTGCGCCATGGCGGCCTGCTGGTGCAGCAGAGCGAATCGCCGCTGGCGCATATCGACCTGATCAAGTCGATGCGTTCGGCCATGCGTACCTGTGGCTTCAGCGCGGTGAAGACGCTGCCGTTCCCGCAGCCGTGCTATCCCACCGGCTGGTGGAGTTGCACGATGGCGCGCAAGGGTGGCGATCTGTCCGGCTTCCGCGAACGCGGCGCGATCAGCAAGAACTTCCCGACCCGCTATTACAACGCTGAAGTACACAAGGGTGCGTTGGCCCAGCCAGAATTCATGCGCGAAGCGCTAGGCGAGTAG
- a CDS encoding antitermination protein NusB: MNHLSTWADGAPWVAGWGTLALINAALAQGKNRSGLLWFFLSILGGPLATLLLVLLPKVRSKMF; encoded by the coding sequence GTGAATCATCTTTCGACGTGGGCCGATGGCGCGCCCTGGGTAGCCGGCTGGGGCACCTTGGCCCTGATCAATGCCGCGCTGGCACAAGGCAAGAACCGCAGCGGTCTGCTGTGGTTCTTCCTGTCGATTCTGGGCGGGCCGCTGGCGACCTTGTTGCTGGTGCTGTTGCCGAAGGTGCGCTCGAAGATGTTTTGA
- a CDS encoding ParA family protein — protein MLTTLVASSKGGCGKSTLVTQLASHWAQAGQHTAIVDGDRQHSSFHWAELRPDNVPGVLGLEGGRRGLQRVPPDTQQLLIDTPAGSTERDLEPYLELANVLLVPVLPSSFDLDATLRFLDELRSINRIHRGKLPVALVANRLKPWTHASQDAVTQLTEQSPFPVAAQLRDSQAYVLLTSLGKGIFDYQSEQVRSHQQDWKALLRWIKRHQ, from the coding sequence ATGCTTACGACGCTGGTGGCAAGCAGCAAGGGCGGTTGCGGCAAGAGCACGCTGGTGACGCAATTGGCGTCGCACTGGGCGCAGGCGGGGCAACACACGGCCATCGTCGATGGCGACCGGCAGCATTCCAGCTTTCATTGGGCCGAGCTTCGGCCAGACAATGTTCCCGGCGTGCTGGGGCTGGAAGGCGGCCGACGCGGGCTGCAGCGGGTGCCACCCGACACCCAGCAATTGTTGATCGACACCCCGGCCGGCTCCACCGAACGCGATCTCGAGCCCTACCTGGAACTGGCCAACGTCTTGCTGGTCCCGGTGTTGCCATCCTCGTTCGACCTGGATGCCACGCTGCGTTTCCTCGACGAATTGCGTTCGATCAACCGTATCCACCGCGGCAAGCTGCCGGTGGCACTGGTCGCCAACCGGCTGAAGCCGTGGACTCACGCCAGCCAGGATGCGGTCACCCAACTTACCGAGCAATCGCCGTTCCCGGTCGCCGCCCAGCTGCGCGACAGTCAGGCGTATGTGCTGCTGACCAGCCTGGGCAAAGGTATCTTCGACTACCAGTCCGAACAGGTGCGCAGCCACCAGCAAGACTGGAAAGCCCTGCTGCGCTGGATCAAGCGTCATCAATAA
- a CDS encoding histidine phosphatase family protein yields the protein MHELILLRHAEAVPIEASGDGDQQRPLSRRGEQEAQAAGLWLATHKLRPDRVLCSPTRRTDETTRLALAAIDNAPVPQPAEEIYDASPGELLALLDQHNDADTVLLVGHNPGIERLVALLVEGRSDEFRGMPPGALAVLHLNGSLEPGNARLDAFWSP from the coding sequence ATGCACGAACTGATCCTGTTGCGTCACGCCGAAGCGGTGCCGATAGAAGCCAGCGGCGACGGTGACCAGCAACGCCCCTTGAGCCGCCGCGGCGAGCAGGAGGCCCAGGCTGCCGGGCTGTGGCTGGCCACGCACAAACTGCGACCCGACCGGGTGTTGTGCTCACCGACACGGCGCACCGACGAAACCACCCGACTGGCACTGGCCGCCATCGACAATGCGCCGGTGCCGCAGCCCGCGGAAGAAATCTACGACGCCTCGCCCGGCGAATTGCTGGCCCTGCTTGATCAACACAACGACGCCGACACGGTGCTGCTGGTCGGCCACAACCCGGGTATCGAGCGGCTGGTTGCGCTGCTGGTCGAAGGGCGTTCCGACGAATTCCGCGGCATGCCGCCCGGCGCGCTGGCGGTGCTGCACCTCAACGGTTCGCTGGAGCCGGGGAACGCGCGACTGGACGCGTTCTGGTCGCCCTGA